In a genomic window of Methanomassiliicoccus sp.:
- a CDS encoding universal stress protein, which produces MFERILFPLDFSEQSLRMLDCLLELKHLGTKEIILCHVVPVGGGLTAEQRTMMDDLRRSLDGAGIASAEIVEQGNPIEKVLDVAKREEVSLIAMASSGKGKTREFLMGSTSFGILRSSTTPVLVNKLKVIETEGRTMVAPACQAIFRKALVPIDFSNCTSACMDLIPQLSELGLKESVLFHVVEGAKANMDDEVKFKRVLDEVMAKLEDLREELEGKGCNASTHVHFGTVSYNILEASRELNISLILLGAHRKSLLRELTLGGNSETVIRRSQVPLLIIPCER; this is translated from the coding sequence ATGTTCGAGCGGATATTGTTCCCACTGGACTTTTCCGAGCAGTCGTTGAGGATGTTGGATTGCCTCCTGGAACTGAAGCATCTGGGCACGAAGGAGATCATCCTCTGCCACGTGGTACCGGTCGGCGGGGGTCTGACCGCCGAGCAGAGGACCATGATGGACGATCTGAGGAGGAGCCTGGACGGTGCTGGCATCGCCTCAGCCGAGATCGTGGAGCAGGGGAACCCGATCGAGAAGGTGCTGGACGTGGCCAAACGGGAGGAGGTGAGTCTGATCGCCATGGCTTCCAGCGGAAAGGGCAAGACCCGGGAGTTCCTGATGGGTTCAACCTCTTTCGGTATCCTGCGCTCGTCGACCACTCCGGTGCTGGTGAACAAGCTCAAGGTCATCGAGACGGAGGGACGCACCATGGTCGCGCCGGCTTGCCAAGCCATCTTTCGCAAAGCCCTGGTACCCATCGACTTCTCGAACTGCACCTCCGCCTGCATGGATCTCATACCTCAGCTCTCCGAGCTCGGCCTTAAAGAATCTGTGCTGTTCCACGTGGTAGAGGGCGCCAAGGCCAACATGGACGATGAGGTCAAGTTCAAGAGGGTGCTGGATGAGGTCATGGCCAAGCTCGAGGATCTAAGGGAGGAGCTGGAGGGCAAGGGCTGTAACGCTTCCACCCACGTCCATTTCGGCACCGTTTCTTACAACATCCTGGAGGCGTCCCGGGAGCTGAACATATCCCTGATCCTCCTGGGAGCGCACCGCAAGAGCCTTCTGCGCGAGCTCACCCTGGGCGGTAACTCCGAAACGGTGATAAGGAGGTCCCAGGTGCCGTTATTGATTATCCCTTGCGAGAGGTAG
- the cobO gene encoding cob(I)yrinic acid a,c-diamide adenosyltransferase: protein MTSSSDIRAKLGLVHVYTGNGKGKTTAALGLALRAMGNDLNVAMVQFMKCDQYYGEYQISKELQHLTLLPMGRDCLICEENVSQADIDAAAAALNKSRELMHSGKYDMVIMDEVNVSMKFGLVRVEDVVKVLKERPPHVEVVLTGRYAPEDIIELADLVTEMRCLKHPYTKGIQARAGIER, encoded by the coding sequence GTGACCAGCAGCAGCGACATCAGGGCCAAGTTAGGTCTCGTCCACGTGTACACGGGCAACGGGAAAGGGAAGACGACCGCAGCCTTGGGCCTGGCGTTGCGGGCCATGGGCAACGATCTCAACGTGGCCATGGTGCAGTTCATGAAGTGCGACCAGTACTACGGAGAGTACCAGATATCGAAGGAGCTGCAGCACCTCACCCTCCTGCCCATGGGCCGCGACTGCCTGATCTGCGAGGAGAATGTCAGTCAAGCGGACATCGATGCCGCTGCCGCAGCCCTGAACAAATCCCGGGAGCTCATGCACTCTGGCAAGTACGACATGGTGATCATGGACGAGGTCAATGTCAGCATGAAGTTCGGCCTCGTGCGGGTAGAGGATGTGGTCAAAGTCCTCAAGGAGCGCCCACCTCATGTCGAGGTTGTGCTTACCGGCCGATATGCTCCCGAAGACATCATCGAGCTGGCGGACCTGGTGACAGAGATGCGTTGCCTCAAGCACCCCTATACCAAAGGGATCCAAGCCCGGGCCGGGATCGAGCGCTGA
- a CDS encoding helix-turn-helix domain-containing protein, translating to MHALETSRLLTEEYSAKILLATMGKAKSAFELSEKLGIPIAACYRKINLLESAGLIYCDERKLTQAGKRINLYKARVKNAQITFEKNKIKAKIEMIDGTTEDYNYNVDMTVFVKEGEKLLDF from the coding sequence ATGCACGCTCTGGAAACATCAAGGCTACTAACTGAGGAGTACTCTGCAAAGATACTGCTTGCGACCATGGGCAAGGCGAAGAGCGCCTTCGAGCTTTCCGAGAAGCTGGGCATTCCGATCGCCGCTTGTTACCGGAAGATCAACCTGCTCGAGTCCGCCGGCCTTATCTACTGCGACGAGCGCAAGCTGACCCAGGCGGGGAAGAGGATCAATCTGTACAAGGCCCGTGTCAAGAACGCCCAGATCACGTTCGAGAAGAACAAGATAAAGGCCAAGATAGAGATGATCGACGGGACCACCGAGGACTACAACTACAATGTGGATATGACCGTCTTCGTCAAGGAAGGGGAAAAACTGTTGGACTTTTAA
- a CDS encoding ABC transporter ATP-binding protein, which produces MIETHDLTRKFNGMTAVDNLNLKIRDGEVFGFIGPNGAGKTTTIRMICTLIAPTSGSVLVNGLDATNPNDAIKIRSMIGFLPEVPGLYETLSAHRNLEFYASLYDVPADKRERRIRELLEILGIWDRRDDTVGKFSKGMKQKIAIARALVHDPEFLFLDEPTSGLDPVASLTVRNFLLDLKREGRTIFINTHNLDDAERLCDAVGVMKTRLLATGSPEELSREFWGRTTVVHLRTVTPAMVSAVRAVNGVVEVKQIESKLLIDVTDPELTNPAIIGALVRNGGEVEFVNELKRTLEDVYVRLLGGQQ; this is translated from the coding sequence ATGATCGAGACCCACGACCTCACCCGGAAGTTCAACGGAATGACCGCGGTGGACAATCTGAACCTGAAGATTCGCGACGGGGAGGTGTTCGGCTTCATCGGCCCCAACGGAGCAGGCAAGACGACGACCATCCGCATGATATGCACCCTCATCGCCCCTACCAGTGGATCGGTCCTGGTTAATGGCCTGGACGCCACCAATCCCAACGACGCCATCAAGATCCGCTCGATGATCGGGTTCCTACCGGAGGTGCCCGGCCTGTACGAAACGCTGTCGGCCCACCGGAACCTGGAGTTCTACGCCTCCTTATACGACGTGCCTGCGGACAAACGGGAGCGGCGCATCCGCGAGCTCCTCGAGATCCTCGGTATCTGGGATCGCAGGGACGACACCGTGGGCAAGTTCTCCAAGGGCATGAAGCAGAAGATCGCCATCGCCCGGGCTTTGGTCCACGATCCCGAGTTCCTGTTCCTGGATGAACCGACCTCCGGTCTCGATCCGGTGGCATCGTTAACGGTTCGCAACTTTCTGCTTGATCTCAAGAGGGAAGGGCGGACGATCTTCATCAACACCCACAACCTCGATGATGCGGAGAGGTTATGCGATGCCGTCGGGGTCATGAAGACCAGGCTCCTGGCTACGGGATCGCCGGAGGAACTCTCCCGGGAGTTCTGGGGGCGAACCACGGTGGTCCATCTGCGCACGGTTACCCCGGCCATGGTAAGCGCAGTTAGGGCGGTTAACGGCGTGGTTGAGGTCAAGCAGATCGAGAGTAAACTGCTCATCGATGTTACCGATCCCGAGCTCACCAACCCCGCGATCATCGGGGCCCTGGTCCGCAACGGAGGGGAGGTTGAGTTCGTGAACGAGCTCAAACGTACCCTCGAGGACGTCTATGTTCGCTTGCTGGGGGGACAACAGTGA
- a CDS encoding oligosaccharide flippase family protein, with translation MAGPAFIMLVATVVGGGCNFLYQIIMINTISDELAELNTLLSILYIVTVPSTAVQNVIIRYVSKYHALGQDNVVAWLLKRILVLTSMAGVAIAILLIIVLGMPDVAATLKLTGTLPILLLAIGVVISMVSPVGQGTMQALQRFTPFGSVTVINFALKLTLGAGMVLLGYGVSGALGGVIIGLAFACGASILYVRKYFFMDGTAVESRDIWRFTIPATVALLGYTIITQADVIFATSLLPATEADVYSAASQLAKIILYLPGAVSTVMFPKISKAHAMRSRSEEGNRILKIAFAMTLALSGLVVAVYFLFPDFVVNILIPGNKYKDQIAALLPWLGVAIMFLGLANLFMLYGLATDGHAYIIIVSSSVLVMLSLVGALVAAGVLFTPMMVVAIMFITGLFNILLSGLYLFVIEREWRPRRRVGTP, from the coding sequence ATGGCCGGACCCGCCTTCATCATGCTCGTTGCCACGGTGGTCGGGGGTGGATGCAACTTCCTCTACCAGATCATTATGATCAACACCATATCGGACGAGCTGGCCGAGCTGAACACCCTCCTCTCGATCCTGTACATCGTCACCGTGCCATCCACCGCGGTCCAGAACGTCATCATACGCTACGTGTCCAAGTATCACGCCCTAGGCCAGGATAATGTGGTGGCCTGGTTGTTGAAACGCATACTGGTGCTGACCAGCATGGCAGGGGTGGCCATCGCCATCCTGCTGATCATAGTCCTTGGCATGCCCGACGTGGCCGCGACCCTCAAGCTGACGGGGACCCTTCCGATCCTGCTGCTGGCCATCGGGGTCGTCATCTCCATGGTCTCGCCGGTAGGCCAAGGGACCATGCAGGCTCTCCAGCGGTTCACCCCCTTCGGCTCGGTGACTGTCATCAACTTCGCTCTCAAGCTCACCCTGGGCGCAGGGATGGTCCTTCTCGGCTACGGGGTCTCTGGAGCTTTGGGAGGAGTGATCATCGGTCTCGCCTTCGCTTGCGGGGCCTCGATCCTGTACGTCCGCAAGTACTTCTTCATGGACGGGACCGCCGTGGAGAGCAGGGACATTTGGCGTTTCACTATCCCCGCGACGGTGGCCCTCCTCGGCTACACGATAATCACCCAGGCGGACGTCATCTTCGCTACCAGCCTTCTTCCCGCGACCGAGGCCGATGTATACTCTGCGGCATCCCAGCTGGCCAAGATCATCCTGTACCTCCCCGGAGCGGTCTCCACCGTCATGTTCCCAAAGATCTCCAAGGCCCATGCCATGAGGTCCCGCAGCGAGGAGGGCAACCGCATCCTCAAGATCGCGTTCGCGATGACCCTGGCCCTCTCCGGCCTGGTGGTGGCAGTATACTTCCTTTTCCCAGACTTCGTGGTAAACATCCTGATACCTGGCAATAAATACAAGGACCAGATCGCAGCCCTCCTCCCCTGGCTGGGAGTGGCCATCATGTTCCTCGGCCTGGCGAACCTGTTCATGCTCTATGGCCTGGCCACCGATGGCCATGCCTACATAATCATCGTGAGCTCCTCAGTCCTGGTCATGCTTTCCTTGGTCGGAGCCTTGGTCGCCGCTGGCGTGCTCTTCACCCCCATGATGGTGGTGGCCATCATGTTCATCACCGGTCTCTTCAACATCTTGCTCAGTGGCCTTTACCTGTTCGTGATCGAACGCGAATGGAGGCCCCGGCGGCGCGTTGGGACCCCCTGA
- a CDS encoding DUF2117 domain-containing protein yields MPEAMRIGVIVHGAEVIDSGMALQVMDRLEKEAEVIATLGGAMGAAAIIDAGLEERISIVPRQLVSHAIREMDEGCDSVVMLNWSKTLESGLGFGGIVFGRVAGATKVPLLQLDRGFHVVWRPVLPDLLKTVLRELGTREVPAPPPEVPAEGTRTLHGIIPGENIWINGNVVGRATSSDVTVLLRDGKLEFVNVAVKEHGLQKVKVKDLRRAVIRSGSVRRTSSEVRMVPPPQGDKLILIDHRAEDSIFRARGARAAVTVGDDTTRISRSLLARLGVPVIGIVDGDEDRICLDDAAAPGSVRIVLRPGNDDQLGELVRRTIFDGGQETTYQGDLAILAEHIAALAGDALITVEKD; encoded by the coding sequence ATGCCCGAGGCCATGCGGATCGGCGTGATAGTCCATGGGGCTGAGGTCATCGACTCGGGGATGGCGCTCCAGGTCATGGACCGTCTCGAGAAGGAGGCTGAGGTCATCGCCACCTTGGGCGGGGCCATGGGTGCCGCGGCCATCATCGATGCCGGGCTGGAGGAGCGCATCTCCATCGTCCCCCGCCAGCTGGTCTCCCATGCCATTAGGGAGATGGACGAAGGATGCGATTCGGTGGTCATGCTCAACTGGTCTAAAACCCTGGAGTCCGGGCTGGGATTCGGCGGCATCGTCTTCGGCCGGGTGGCCGGGGCAACGAAGGTCCCCCTCCTGCAGCTCGACCGGGGCTTCCACGTGGTGTGGCGTCCCGTCCTGCCCGACCTACTGAAAACCGTGCTCCGGGAGCTTGGGACGAGGGAAGTGCCCGCCCCGCCTCCTGAGGTGCCCGCCGAGGGCACCAGAACGCTTCATGGGATCATTCCGGGAGAGAATATCTGGATCAACGGCAACGTGGTGGGAAGGGCGACGTCCAGCGACGTGACCGTCCTGCTACGCGACGGAAAGCTGGAGTTCGTGAACGTGGCGGTGAAGGAGCACGGCCTCCAGAAGGTCAAGGTCAAGGACCTCCGGCGAGCGGTCATCCGCTCGGGGTCAGTAAGACGGACAAGCTCCGAGGTCCGGATGGTCCCGCCGCCCCAAGGGGATAAGCTCATACTCATAGATCACCGGGCTGAGGATTCCATCTTTCGGGCCAGGGGAGCGAGGGCCGCTGTGACGGTCGGCGATGACACCACCAGGATATCGAGGTCTCTCCTCGCCCGTCTGGGTGTGCCGGTGATCGGCATCGTGGACGGGGATGAGGACCGCATATGCCTCGATGATGCCGCTGCCCCGGGCTCAGTGAGGATAGTTCTTCGGCCGGGGAACGATGATCAGCTCGGAGAATTGGTCAGAAGAACAATATTCGACGGTGGCCAGGAGACTACCTACCAGGGCGACCTGGCCATCCTCGCTGAACACATCGCCGCCCTGGCCGGGGATGCCCTCATCACAGTGGAAAAGGATTAG
- a CDS encoding NAD-dependent epimerase/dehydratase family protein: MKVLVTGGSGQLSSYLFEELASEHEAWGVDLREPTFDSAKGRITIADIRDQAAMLDACRGADAVVHTAAQVSVQRSTEDPAFDVETNVLGTVRTLKAARDAGVSKFVFISSAAAYGNPHYIPVDEDHPTAPLSVYGSSKLSAEHFVQAFGSSYGMRWAVLRPFNFYSPRADPKSPYSGVITKFTQNAASGLPLKIEGDGSQTRDFLHAADVARLVRLVLESDRSGLTLNGGSGQATSILDLAKTVKKVCPRPVDIEHVAPRTADIKHSVARVDRAREAVGFTTRISLEEGLKAFFRKDD, from the coding sequence GTGAAAGTGCTGGTTACTGGTGGGTCCGGACAGTTATCATCCTACTTGTTCGAGGAGCTTGCATCTGAGCACGAGGCATGGGGCGTCGATCTTCGAGAACCGACCTTCGACAGCGCCAAGGGGCGCATAACCATCGCCGACATCCGGGATCAGGCAGCCATGCTGGATGCCTGCCGGGGCGCGGATGCGGTGGTCCACACCGCCGCCCAGGTCTCGGTCCAGAGGTCCACCGAGGACCCCGCCTTTGATGTGGAGACCAACGTCCTGGGAACGGTGAGGACGCTGAAGGCGGCCCGTGACGCCGGTGTCTCCAAGTTCGTGTTCATCTCCAGCGCCGCGGCGTACGGGAACCCTCACTACATCCCCGTGGACGAGGACCATCCCACCGCGCCACTGTCGGTCTACGGCTCCAGCAAGCTTTCGGCTGAACACTTCGTGCAAGCTTTCGGCTCATCATACGGGATGCGGTGGGCGGTCCTTCGGCCGTTCAACTTCTACTCCCCCCGCGCCGATCCCAAGAGCCCTTACTCCGGGGTGATCACCAAGTTCACTCAGAACGCCGCATCGGGCCTGCCGCTGAAGATCGAAGGGGATGGGTCCCAGACTAGGGATTTCCTGCATGCCGCGGACGTTGCCAGGCTGGTGCGCCTGGTCCTGGAGTCGGACCGCAGCGGGTTGACCCTGAACGGAGGCTCAGGGCAGGCGACCAGCATTCTGGACCTTGCTAAAACCGTGAAGAAGGTCTGCCCCAGGCCCGTGGACATCGAGCACGTGGCGCCCCGGACCGCGGACATCAAGCATTCCGTGGCCAGGGTGGATCGCGCCAGAGAGGCGGTTGGGTTTACCACCCGCATCTCTCTGGAGGAGGGCCTCAAGGCTTTCTTCAGGAAGGACGATTAA
- a CDS encoding DMT family transporter: MRGEGLGGGEGDGERYALLLSLAAALLFGSQYVVIKDGMGGASPFLFGALTMGIGGILALLIARRRGRIDPSIFRHWEVWAGMLSTTCLIAFQYVGLTLSPASIGGLIVGSNVIFVAPLSALIFGEIISRRQVLGVMVGLLGLFTLTTNWDLSTLSSSVFVGDLLLLGASFSIASSYPLTKLAVRHMNNVEWVMSFHLLSVLPLVALMVISGGPGDPTSMSVPAVLYVGLLCTSVPTILWATGLRSLSMTTSATVLLSESAFAVLLGALVMNEPLGPVTLVGAGMVFTAIFLVVRTNGPKKDRE; this comes from the coding sequence GTGAGGGGCGAAGGACTGGGCGGCGGTGAAGGGGACGGAGAGAGGTACGCCCTGCTCCTGTCTTTGGCTGCAGCTCTGCTCTTCGGTTCCCAGTACGTCGTGATCAAGGATGGGATGGGAGGGGCGAGCCCTTTCCTCTTCGGCGCTCTGACCATGGGGATCGGAGGAATTCTGGCTCTCCTCATCGCCCGCCGGCGGGGGCGCATCGACCCTTCCATTTTCCGCCACTGGGAGGTATGGGCGGGCATGCTGTCCACCACCTGCTTGATCGCCTTCCAGTACGTCGGTCTCACCCTTTCCCCGGCCTCTATCGGCGGCCTGATCGTTGGGAGCAACGTGATCTTCGTGGCCCCTCTGTCGGCGCTGATCTTCGGCGAGATCATCAGCCGCAGGCAGGTACTAGGAGTGATGGTCGGTCTCCTGGGGCTGTTCACCTTAACAACCAACTGGGACCTTTCCACCCTCAGCTCGAGCGTGTTCGTCGGAGACCTGTTGCTCCTCGGCGCCTCCTTCAGCATAGCCTCCAGCTACCCGCTGACCAAGCTGGCAGTGAGGCATATGAACAACGTCGAATGGGTGATGTCGTTCCATCTCCTGAGCGTTCTACCCCTGGTCGCCCTGATGGTGATCTCCGGGGGACCGGGGGACCCGACCTCGATGTCGGTGCCCGCGGTGCTGTACGTTGGCTTGCTGTGCACCTCGGTGCCGACCATCCTGTGGGCCACCGGTCTGCGCTCGCTCTCCATGACCACCTCGGCCACCGTCCTTCTATCCGAGTCGGCCTTCGCCGTGCTCCTGGGCGCACTGGTCATGAACGAGCCGCTGGGGCCGGTGACCCTAGTAGGGGCAGGTATGGTGTTCACCGCCATCTTCCTGGTGGTCCGGACCAATGGCCCAAAGAAAGATAGAGAGTAA
- a CDS encoding ZIP family metal transporter, translating to MDSLMLLLIFSALIVLVSLLGGSLPLLGRWSSVQLHLMAALSAGVFIGATFLILLPEAVDSMDASRALMLVMLGFVIILLIEVILQHRHREDCDEHTTDHQHILTSTTAFVGLSVHSAMDGFALGVAVVLGGDLGSIVFLAILAHKAIDVFSLTTTFRLAEIKRRTGVMYMVLFSLITPVAALVAFPLIDWLQTIEVGVPLALAGGTFMYVGIYDLLPEAFHEEHDQYKAFALVVVGIVLMYILDAALQASGI from the coding sequence ATGGATTCGTTGATGCTCCTGCTGATATTCTCCGCGCTAATCGTACTGGTCTCCCTGCTGGGAGGAAGCCTTCCTCTGCTGGGCAGGTGGAGCTCGGTGCAGCTTCACCTCATGGCCGCGCTGAGCGCCGGGGTGTTCATCGGGGCCACCTTCCTCATCCTGCTGCCGGAGGCCGTGGACTCCATGGACGCGAGCCGCGCGCTGATGCTGGTGATGCTGGGTTTTGTCATCATACTGCTCATCGAGGTCATCCTCCAGCATCGCCACCGCGAGGACTGCGACGAGCATACCACCGACCACCAGCACATCCTGACCAGCACCACCGCGTTCGTAGGGTTGAGCGTACACTCGGCCATGGACGGATTTGCCCTGGGGGTGGCGGTGGTCCTGGGGGGCGACCTAGGTAGCATCGTCTTCCTGGCTATCCTCGCTCATAAGGCCATTGATGTGTTCTCCCTCACCACCACCTTCCGGCTGGCGGAGATCAAGCGGAGGACTGGGGTGATGTACATGGTCCTTTTCTCTCTGATCACTCCGGTGGCTGCCCTGGTGGCGTTCCCGCTCATCGACTGGCTGCAGACCATCGAGGTCGGAGTGCCCCTGGCCCTGGCCGGCGGGACCTTCATGTACGTCGGCATCTACGACCTCCTGCCCGAGGCATTCCACGAGGAGCATGATCAGTACAAGGCCTTCGCTCTGGTGGTCGTGGGCATCGTGCTCATGTACATACTTGACGCGGCGCTCCAGGCGTCGGGCATCTAA
- a CDS encoding aldehyde dehydrogenase family protein, whose amino-acid sequence MTFKNEETYQRLVVQGNGESFHTGYERAAERLVEQVNEAEIDYPNHIDGRPRLSERQYHDLSPGDEEMVVGLFQLGTADEVGEAVRSSREAFRWWSREDWAVRARYLERAAEIMRRTKYELAAAITLDNGKNRYEAMADVDEALDFIEYYCSEVRRNNGFERVSDPPYPEEDVTVALRPYGVWAVICPFNFPLAITVGMTAGALLTGNTAVLKPSSTAPLPVQMFYEIMSQAGVPDGVLNMVAGTGEEVGGTLAHHPGVDGVVFTGSLGVGRGIMASAQGRQRPVIAEMGSKNPIIVTAEADLEVAARGVLSSAFGYSGQKCSACSRLYAQDLIFDVLMEQLVEQAERLVVGDPFQRDTFMGPVITRAARDNYLRWAEQGRVGGKVLTGGNRVEEGNLARGHYVAPTIISGLPEEHPLVRDELFVPILCAQQFRTLPDALRRANATEFGLTAGIFSANEVELKYFFDNIEFGVVYANRERGGSTGAMVGGQSFTGWKASGSTGKGTGSIYYLQQFMREQSRTLCRQT is encoded by the coding sequence ATGACGTTCAAGAACGAGGAGACCTACCAGCGCCTGGTCGTTCAGGGCAACGGGGAGAGTTTCCACACCGGATATGAACGGGCGGCGGAGCGCCTGGTGGAGCAGGTCAACGAGGCCGAGATCGACTACCCCAACCACATCGACGGTCGACCCAGGTTGTCGGAGAGGCAGTACCACGACCTCAGCCCTGGGGACGAGGAGATGGTGGTCGGATTGTTCCAGCTAGGGACCGCGGACGAGGTCGGCGAAGCGGTGAGGTCGTCCCGGGAGGCCTTCCGATGGTGGTCCCGCGAGGACTGGGCAGTCCGAGCCAGATACCTGGAGCGGGCTGCCGAGATCATGCGCCGCACCAAGTACGAGCTAGCCGCGGCCATCACCCTGGACAACGGGAAGAACCGCTATGAAGCGATGGCCGACGTGGACGAGGCCCTTGACTTCATCGAGTATTACTGCTCAGAAGTAAGGCGCAACAATGGATTCGAGAGGGTTAGCGATCCACCTTATCCGGAAGAGGATGTCACCGTCGCCCTCCGCCCATATGGAGTATGGGCGGTCATATGTCCTTTCAACTTCCCCCTAGCCATCACCGTGGGGATGACCGCCGGGGCGCTGCTTACGGGTAACACCGCGGTCCTCAAGCCCAGCTCCACCGCCCCCCTGCCAGTGCAGATGTTCTACGAGATAATGTCGCAGGCGGGGGTCCCCGACGGGGTGCTCAACATGGTCGCTGGCACCGGTGAGGAGGTAGGAGGAACCCTGGCTCACCATCCCGGGGTCGACGGGGTGGTGTTCACCGGGTCCCTCGGTGTCGGCCGGGGAATCATGGCCTCGGCCCAAGGTCGGCAGCGCCCGGTCATCGCCGAGATGGGCAGCAAGAACCCCATCATCGTGACCGCCGAGGCGGACCTCGAGGTCGCCGCGCGTGGGGTCTTGTCCTCGGCCTTCGGTTACTCCGGCCAGAAGTGCTCGGCCTGCTCCCGGCTCTATGCCCAGGACCTGATCTTCGATGTCCTCATGGAGCAGCTAGTGGAGCAGGCGGAGCGGCTGGTGGTGGGCGACCCCTTCCAGCGCGACACCTTCATGGGGCCGGTGATTACCAGGGCCGCGAGGGACAACTACCTCCGATGGGCAGAGCAGGGGAGAGTAGGCGGCAAGGTCCTTACCGGAGGCAATAGGGTGGAAGAGGGTAACCTCGCCCGAGGTCATTATGTCGCCCCGACCATCATTTCCGGTCTGCCCGAGGAGCACCCCCTGGTAAGGGACGAACTGTTCGTCCCCATCTTGTGCGCCCAGCAGTTCAGGACCCTTCCCGACGCATTGAGGAGGGCGAACGCCACCGAGTTCGGTCTCACCGCCGGTATCTTCTCGGCCAACGAGGTCGAGCTCAAGTACTTCTTCGATAACATCGAGTTCGGGGTGGTGTACGCCAACCGGGAGCGCGGAGGGTCCACTGGAGCGATGGTCGGAGGTCAGTCGTTCACCGGTTGGAAAGCGTCGGGCTCCACCGGCAAGGGAACGGGGTCGATCTACTACCTCCAGCAATTCATGCGGGAGCAGAGCCGGACGCTGTGCCGACAGACATGA
- a CDS encoding CBS domain-containing protein: MKASLKIGRLLGIPIKIHISFLIILPLFALSFAFARTAILGFTLGYGGLSLDMRWQLVLGFFASILFFIAVLLHELAHSYVALRNGYKISGITLFLFGGVSEIESQPKDAPGEAFMAFVGPATSLAIGVVFLPVWYLLDTQSGLGWEIAAITAGLISFYNLLLGAFNIVPAFPMDGGRVLRAVLAKRLGFIRATTIAVKVGKMIAVAMAILGFIFFNPWLILIALFIYIGAGEEERGTLVAQAMEGLTVGQIMTFPVSTVSPRESIKDLFRRIMAEKHMGYPVVEGERLVGIVTLQDAQKVPSDQQDEVTVDRVMTKEVLTVTPDTPAIEAVQAVSKNRIGRLVVLDQGRIVGIISRSDLLHILQVRAAEKGRDRVKQ; encoded by the coding sequence ATGAAGGCTTCGCTGAAGATAGGGCGCCTGCTGGGGATCCCCATCAAGATCCACATATCCTTCCTGATCATCCTGCCGCTGTTCGCCCTCTCCTTCGCTTTCGCCCGGACCGCCATCCTGGGATTCACCCTGGGGTACGGCGGGCTGTCCCTCGACATGCGCTGGCAGCTGGTCCTGGGCTTCTTCGCTTCGATCCTTTTCTTCATCGCGGTGCTACTCCATGAACTGGCCCACTCCTACGTGGCGCTGCGCAACGGATACAAGATATCGGGCATCACTCTCTTCCTCTTCGGAGGGGTCTCGGAGATCGAGAGCCAGCCCAAAGATGCTCCGGGGGAGGCGTTCATGGCCTTCGTCGGCCCGGCCACCAGCCTGGCCATAGGGGTCGTCTTCCTGCCGGTCTGGTACCTTCTTGACACCCAGTCCGGGCTGGGATGGGAGATAGCGGCCATCACCGCCGGCCTGATCTCCTTTTACAACCTCCTGCTGGGTGCATTCAACATCGTCCCCGCCTTCCCCATGGACGGAGGCCGGGTGCTCCGGGCGGTGTTGGCCAAGAGATTGGGCTTTATCCGGGCGACCACCATCGCCGTCAAGGTGGGCAAGATGATAGCCGTGGCGATGGCTATCCTGGGTTTTATCTTCTTCAATCCCTGGCTGATCCTAATCGCCCTGTTCATCTACATCGGGGCGGGGGAGGAGGAGCGTGGCACCCTGGTGGCTCAGGCTATGGAAGGCCTGACCGTCGGTCAGATAATGACCTTCCCGGTGTCGACCGTGTCCCCCCGGGAGAGCATCAAGGATCTCTTCCGTCGGATCATGGCTGAGAAGCACATGGGGTACCCGGTGGTGGAGGGGGAAAGGCTAGTAGGTATCGTCACCCTCCAGGACGCCCAGAAGGTGCCCTCTGATCAACAGGACGAGGTTACCGTGGATAGGGTCATGACCAAAGAAGTGCTCACTGTGACTCCCGATACCCCGGCCATCGAGGCCGTCCAGGCGGTGTCCAAGAACCGCATCGGGCGGCTGGTAGTCCTGGACCAAGGGAGGATCGTGGGTATCATCAGCCGGTCCGACCTCCTCCACATTCTGCAAGTGCGCGCCGCAGAAAAGGGCAGGGACCGGGTGAAGCAGTAA